Part of the Flavobacterium okayamense genome, TTATCATGATTATTGCCCCCCAAATCTTTATGGTGAGAGCAAAATGATTGGTGAAAAAATTGTCAGAGAATTAGCAAATCATGATTATGTTATTGTTAGACCTACTTCAATTTGGGGTCCATTTTTTCATATTCCATATAGAACTTTTTTTGATACAATAAAAAAAGGAAAATTCTTTTTACCAAAAGGACATAACCCTAAAAAATCATTTGGATTTGTTTATAATTCTGTTTTTCAAATTGAAAAAATTTTATTTTCAGATAAAATCAATGATGAGAAAACAATTTACCTTACTGATTACCCCCCAATTGAATTAAAAACGTGGTCTGATTTAATTTCAAGAAGAATTAATAATAATAAAACAAGAGAAATACCAGTCTTTATTTTAAAGTTTATTGCATCTATTGGAGATATTTTTTCAAAGTTAGGATGGAAAAGTGTTCCACTTACAACTTTTAGATATAATAATATGATAACTAATATGGTATATGACACCTCTGAATTAGAAACTATTTGCGGACAACTTCCTTATAATTTAGAAGAAGGTGTAAATATTACTGTGGATTGGATGGAAAGTAATTAAATAAAAAAAGGCTAGAATTTTCTAGCCTTTTTTGTTTTTTTATGTAAACATTTCAAAATTATTTTCAACAACCCAATCTAAAGTTTTTTCAATGCCATGTTGCAAGTTTACTTTATGTTTCCACCCTAAGTTATTAATCTTAGAAACATCTAATAATTTTCTTGGCGTGCCATCAGGTTTTGTAGCATCAAAAACTAATTCACCTTCAAAACCAACTGTTTTTTTAATAGTTTCTGCTAGTTCTTTAATAGTAACATCTTCACCAGTACCTATATTTACCGTTTCAGCATCATTGTAGTTTTGCATTAAGAAAACACATGCCTCTGCTAAATCATCTACAAATAAAAATTCGCGCATAGGTGTTCCAGAACCCCAAACAACAACTTCTGAAGCATTGTTTTGTTTCGCTTCAATGAACTTACGAAGTAAAGCGGGTAATACGTGCGAGTTTTGTAAATTAAAATTATCGTTTATACCATACAAGTTAGTTGGCATAGCCGATATAAAATTACAACCGTATTGCTTTTTGTAAAACTCACACATTTTTAATCCAGAAATTTTTGCAATAGCATACGCTTCATTAGTAGGTTCTAAAGCTCCTGTAAGTAAATACTCTTCTTTTAAAGGTTGTGGAGCAAATTTTGGATAAATACACGAACTTCCTAAGAAAAATAATTTTTCAACTTTGTTTAAATAGGCAGCATGAATCACATTATTTTGAATCATCATGTTGTCATATATAAATTCAGCCGGATAGGTATTATTTGCATGAATTCCACCAACTTTTGCAGCGGCTAAGAAAACATATTCTGGTTTTTCCGTTTCGAAAAATTCAAAAACGGCTTGTTGGTTTCTTAAATCAAGTTCCTTAGAACTTTTAGTAATGATGTTTGTAAATCCGTTTTGTTCTAAGTTACGAACAATGGCAGAACCTACCATTCCTCTTGAGCCAGCAACAAATATTTTAGCTGTTTTTAGCATACTCTTGGTAATTTTACGTATTCTAAATCATGCTTCATCATAATTTTTACTAATTCTTCAATTGAAGTTTTACTTGGATTCCATCCTAGAACAGTTTTTGCTTTAGTAGGGTCACCTAATAAAGTTTCAACTTCAGCAGGACGATAGTAGTTTTCATCTACTTCAATTAATATATTTCCTGTAGCTTTACAATATCCTTTTTCATTTTCAGCTTCACCTTTCCATTCAATTTCAATACCAGCTTCTCTAAACGCCAATTCACAGAAATAGCGAACAGAATATTGTACACCTGTTGCAATTACAAAATCTTCAGGTGTATCTTGTTGTAACATCAACCACATACATTCTACATAATCTTTTGCATAACCCCAATCGCGAAGCGCATCTAGATTTCCTAAGTATAATTTTTCTTGGATTCCATGTTTAATACGGGAAGCGGCTAATGTGATTTTTCTGGTAACGAAAGTTTCACCTCTACGCTCTGATTCGTGATTGAATAAAATTCCGTTTACGGCATACATATTATAAGACTCACGGTAATTTTTAGTAATCCAATAGGCATACATTTTTGCTACTCCGTAAGGAGATCTTGGATAAAATGGCGTTGTTTCTTTTTGTGGAATTTCTTGAACTTTACCATATAATTCAGATGTTGATGCTTGGTAAATTCTTGTCGTTTCTGTTAGTCCACAAATACGAATAGCCTCTAACAAACGTAAGGTTCCAACAGCATCAGTTTCAGCTGTGTATTCTGGCATATCAAAAGAGACTTTAACATGTGATTGTGCCGCTAAGTTATAAATCTCATCAGGGCGAATTTGTTGAACTAAACGAATTAAATTCGTTGAATCCGTCATGTCACCATAATGTAATTTTATTTTTTTCTCTTTATGTAAATCTAATAATAAACCTTCTATATAGAGATGTTCAATTCTTTCTGTATTAAATGTAGAACTTCTTCTAATAATTCCGTGAACATCATATCCTTTTTCTAGTAAGAGTTCTGCAAGATAAGAACCATCTTGCCCATTTATTCCAGTGATTAATGCTACTTTCATTTTATATTTAAATATTATGAGGCTACAAATATAACTTTTAGATATTTAAAATGTAATTATAATAATGTAAAAAATACTTAAATTGCACAATATTGTATTAAAAATATGCTGAATAGTATTTTTCTGTTTTTACAAAATCAAAGTAAATTAAGCTTAATAGTTATTTTTTTAGCTATTTCGATTTTTTTACCAATTCCTGCAAGTAATTTAGCTGCGCTGATAGGTTTTGTATATACTATTATCTTTTTCAAAAAACCAATATGTTGGAATTTACTTTTACTTTTACCTATCTTATTGTTTATTTGGATTTTTGGATCATACTTTTGGAGTATTCAACCAAAAATAACACTGAATTCAATACCGAGAACAGTTTTTTTATTAATAATCCCCTTATTGTTTTTAGTATTCAATAATAATATAAAGAATTTTAAAGAATCTGTACTAAAAACATATTCATATGCGGCTGTTATTTTTTCATTAGTTTTCTTAATAAGAGCACTCATTAGATTTTTTCTGTATAATAATACTTCAGTTTTTTTCAGTCATGGAGAATATAATTTAGACACAGGAATAGTTCCAAAAGAGTTGAATGCTATTCACGTATCTGTTTTTATAGCGATTGCATATTTTTATTTTATAACCAAAAAAGAAAAGTTTAAACATGAAAAAATTGTAATGCTAATTCTATTACTTTTCTTAGTGTTATTATCCTCTACAAATGTTTTGATAATTTCATTTATATTGAGCTTAGTTTATTATTTTTTTTATTCAAAATTTGCAAACAAACTGCGTTTAAGAAACAGTATTCTTGTATTGACAATTTTTATTTCTTTTTTGTTTTATAAAAAAATTAAAGCATTTGTTGAACTAGAATTTAAAAATAATACAGAGAAGGGAATAGGGCATAATGTGATTTCAAAATCAGATAATTTTGAAAATAAAATTACAATGTATGAAGCGTGGAATAATAAAACTTTTTCACCAAAAGATTTTTTTCCTGGAACAGCTTTTAGAGTTTATCAATTTAGAGTGTTTTTAGAATTATTTGAAGAAAACTCTATTTTTTGGAAAGGATTCGGATTTAATGCATCTAACATTAAAATTGAACAGAAAGGAGTTGAACACAATATTTATCTTGGTGATGCTAATCATGAAGGTTATCAAAAGAAAAATTTCCACAATCAATATCTCCAAATTTTTGCCGAATTAGGCTTTATTGGCTTTTTACTTTTAATGCTTATTTTGTTCTTTTCTCTAAAAACTGCATTTAATGCAAAAGATTTTATTCACATTTCTTTCACATTTCTAATGATAAGTTTATTTTTGACGGAATCATTTTTATGGAGACAAAGAGGGATAGTTTTTTTTACTGTTTTCTTTTGTTTATTTACTACTTCAAATACTAAGAAAAATCTAAAATGAAAAGAATATTAATAACAGGTGCTGCTGGATTTTTAGGGTCTCATTTATGTGACCGTTTTATCGCTGAAGGATACTATGTAATAGGAATGGATAATCTTATTACTGGGGATTTAAAAAATATTGAACACTTATTTAAAGATAAAAATTTTGAATTTTATCATCATGATGTAACAAAGTTTGTGCATGTGCCTGGTAAATTAGATTATATCTTACACTTTGCTTCACCAGCTAGCCCAATAGATTATTTAAAAATCCCTATTCAAACTTTAAAAGTAGGAGCGATGGGAACTCATAATTTATTAGGATTGGCTAGAGTTAAAAAAGCGCGAATTTTAATTGCATCGACATCTGAAGTTTATGGCGATCCTTTAATTCATCCTCAAACAGAAGAATATTATGGTAATGTGAACACAATTGGACCGAGGGGCGTTTATGACGAGGCAAAACGTTATCAAGAAGCCATCACAATGGCTTACCATACTTTTCATGGTTTAGAAACAAGAATTTTAAGAATATTTAACACCTATGGACCAAGAATGCGACTTAATGATGGTCGTGTAATTCCTGCATTTATTGGTCAAGCTTTAAGAGGTGAAGATTTAACAGTTTTTGGTGATGGAAGCCAAACACGTTCGTTTTGTTATGTTGACGATCAAGTAGAAGGAATATGGAGACTTTTGCATTCAGATTATCATTTTCCAGTTAATATTGGAAATCCTGATGAGATAACTATAAAAGATTTTGCTGAAGAAATAATTAAATTAACGGGTACAGATCAGAAAATCATATATAAACCTTTACCTAAAGATGACCCAATGCAACGTCAACCTAATATCGACAAAGCAAAAGAAATTTTGGGATGGGAACCAAAAGTAGGAAGGGCTGAAGGTATGCGATTAACTTATGAATATTTTAAATCGTTATCTCCTGAAGAATTGGCTAAGGAAGAACATAAAGATTTTACTAAATTCATAAATTAGAATAAGTTTGTCACCAAAAGTAGGTAGATATTCAGGTTATATAAGACCTTTTTCTTACGCTTTAGATTTATTAATAATCAATAGCGTTGCGTATTTTTTTCTACCTAACGAAATAAATACATTGAGCTTTCACTTATTTAATTCTTTAACATGGATTATATTGGCGTGGAACCTTGCTTTTTATGAAGTTTATCGATTCACAAAAGAATTTCAAATTTTAGGTAAACTTTTTAGACAATATTTATTATTTTTAATTTTTAACTTCGCTTATTTAGGCTTTTTTTATAAATTTTCGGAGCCTTCTCAGATGATAAAGTATATATCTTTATCATTAGTTTTAGTTGCATTCGAAAAATTTTCTATTTATTATTTATTAAGAACGGTTAGAGTAACTTTTGGGGGAAATTATAGGAGAGTTGTAATTGTTGGAGCAGGAAAAGACATAAAACAATTAGTTAATTTTTTTAATGAAAATCCTGATTATGGATATAAATTAGAAAAGGTTTTTGATTCAAAAGTTGAAAAGAAAAATGATTTCAAAGATGTTTTTGAATATTTAACCCTTAATAAAATTGATGAGGTTTATTGTTCTTTAGTAAGTATTTCTAATCTGGATCTCACAAAATTTGTAGACTACACAGATAATAATCTAAAAAAACTAAAGCTTTTACCTGATAATACAAGCGTTCTTTCTAGAAACTTAATTTTAGATTATTATGGAATTATTCCTATAGTATCTTTGAGAAATATTCAATTAGATAAAACTACAAATCAAATAATTAAAAGAACGTTTGATATTTTATTTTCGCTATTAATAATAATTTTTATTTTGTCTTGGCTAACTCCATTAATGGCAATACTTATTAAGTTGGAATCCAAAGGGCCTGTTTTTTTTAAGCAAAAAAGAAATGGCTTAAATTACGAGGAATTTTATTGTTATAAATTTAGATCGATGCGTTTAAACCCAATTGCCGATCTTGAGCAGGTTCAAAAAAACGATCCAAGAGTAACTAGAACAGGAGCATTTATGCGCAAGACGAGTATTGATGAATTACCTCAATTTTTTAATGTTCTTCTAGGTGACATGTCTGTGGTTGGACCAAGACCACATATGGTTAGTCATACAGAAATGTATGCTAAAAGCGTAGATAAATTTATGGTTAGGCATTTTATAAAACCAGGAATCACTGGTTTAGCTCAAACAAGTGGGTATAGAGGAGAAGTTGAGAATGAAAAAGATATTATAAATAGAGTAAAATACGATATTTTTTACCTGGAAAACTGGTCAATTTTACTTGATATAAAAATAGTTGTTTTAACAATCTTAAACGCTTTAAGAGGTGAAGAAAAAGCCTACTAATGAATAAATTAGTTTCCATAATAACACCAACTTTTAATTCTGAAAAGTTCATTTTAAGTACAATTAATTCCGTTTTAAATCAAACGTATACAAATTGGGAGTTGATTTTGGTGGATGATTGTTCTACAGATTCAACTTGGGAACTAATCAATACTATTAAAGATTCTAGAATAAAATGTTTTAAACTTGACTTAAATTCTGGACCCGGAATAGCTCGAAATTTTGCAATCCAAAAAGCACAAGGAAATTACATTGCCTTTCTTGATTCAGATGATTTATGGAAACCAGAAAAACTATTTTTACAATTGCAGTTTATGAAAGAAGAGAACCTTCCAATGACTTTTTCTTTTTATGAACAAATTGACGGAGAAGGTGAAAAATTACATAAACTAATTACTTCTCCATTAGAAGTTTCTTATGAACAATTGTATTACTGTAATTGGATTGGAAATTTAACTGGCATTTACTCCGTGGATTTTTATGGCAAAATTCCTATTTCAAGTATAAAAAAACGTCAGGATTGGATATTGTGGCTAACTTTAGTAAAGAAAATTGGAAGAGTAAAACCGGTTTCAGAAAGTTTAGCGTTCTATCGCGTACGAAAAGACTCTGTTTCATCGTCTAAACTAAAATTGATTAAATATAATTACTCGGTTTATAGAGATTTTCATGGTAATAATATGCTAAAAGCGATACTTAATACTGCCTTGTTTTTAGCAAATCAAATATTGATTAAGCCACATTTTACAAAAAAAAACTAACTATAAATCTGATTGAAATTGTTTCAATTTTCCTCTAGCAGTTCTTTTTAAAACGTCTTTTCTATAATAAGAAAAAGTAAGTCCGGGCTCTAAATATTTTGAAATAGCTTTTTCGATTTCATCAATTTGTTGTTGAGTTAATTCACTTTCACTTACATAATCTATTTCAAAAGAATCTAATGTTTTCTGACGCACAATAAATTCCTTTACATTACCATCATCTTCAATTATGCTTTTAGTTACGTAATAAAAGGTTAATCCTGGCGATTTTTTCCCACTTGGTAAAATAGCAATATCGCTAGTTCTTCCTACTAATTTTTTAAGAATTGGTTTTTTCCAACAACTTTTCTCGTCTAAAATTCCAACATCTCCTATTTCATAACGAATAAATGGATGTGCTTTGTTATAAAGTGAAGTAATTACTACTTTTCCTTCTTTACCATTTTCAACAGGTTGATTGCTTTCGTCTAAAATCTCAATAAACAGCGTTTCGGCATTAACTTGCCATTCATCATTTGGGTTTTGAAAAGCAATTAAATCTAATTCTGATGCTCCGTATTCATTCACAACAGGAATACCTAAATGTTTTTCCAATAAAATTTTATCTTCTTCAAATAACATTTCAGAGGTAACCATACAAACTTTTAATGTCGGACAAATATCAGTTAAAACAATGTTTCTAGCCTGAAGGTATTTGCCGAAAAGGACAATTGAACTTGTGTAGCCATTGATATAATCAAACTTCTTGGTTTTAAAATGTTCTAAAACGCTTTCTAGAATTTTATCTGATAAATCGAAGATTGGAAAACGATACCTTCTACTAAGAAAATCTTTAAATCGTTCTTTATAATAACCCACTCTATCTAATGGAATTCCATAAAAACGAGCTTGGTACGACGAATTAAAATCAATACCATACCAACCAAATCTATAAATGTTTGACGCCCAAGTTAAAGCATGAGTATATTTATCTTTTGCAAAAACAAAAGGATCTCCACTAGAACCTGATGTTTTATTTACGAAAACTTTTTTTTCAGAATACTCTTTTGATAGTCTTTGAGCTAATGGTTTTTGAAGATTTTTTTTAGTTAAAACGGGTAAATTTTCCCATTTTTCAAATAACGAAGAACCAACGATTTCTCGATAGAAAGGGTTGTTTTGTAAGTGATATTCAACAATTTCTTTTCGTTTTTTTTCAATATAATCTTGATAGTCTTTTTCGGGAACACCTAAAATTTGTTCAAACTCTTTTTGGGCTTTGCGAATATCAAAACCATTAATTTTTAAACTTAAATCGAAAAGCTTGAACATGTAAATTCTTTTATCCAAAAATATAAAAACTGAACTAACGCACCACTTTTTTTTACCAATAAATAAAAGTATTTTTGCACTTAAATAACAACACAACAACATGAATATACTTCTTTTAGGTTCGGGAGGACGCGAACATGCTTTAGCATGGAAAATGTTACAAAGTGAAAAATGCTCAAAATTAATTGTAGCACCCGGAAATGCAGGAACATCCCAAATTGCAAAAAACGTAGTTATTAATCCTAATGATTTTAATGCTGTGAAACAATTAGTTTTAGCAGAACAAATCGATATGGTTGTGGTTGGTCCTGAAGATCCTTTAGTAAATGGGGTTTATGATTTTTTTAAAAATGATGCCGAATTAGTTTCAATTCCGGTAATTGGACCTTCAAAATACGGAGCACAATTAGAAGGAAGTAAAGAATTTGCGAAAGAATTTTTGGTAAAGCACAACATTCCAACCGCTCGTTATGAAAGTTTTACAGCCGAAACAGTTGAAAAAGGATATGCTTTTTTGGAAACTCTAAAAGCTCCTTATGTATTAAAAGCAGATGGTTTAGCAGCAGGAAAAGGCGTTTTAATTTTAAATGATTTAGCAGAAGCAAAAGCAGAATTAAAAAACATGTTAGTTGATGCTAAGTTTGGTTCAGCAAGTGCTAAAGTTGTTATTGAAGAATTCTTAAGCGGAATTGAATTAAGCTGTTTCGTTTTAACAGATGGTAAATCATATAAAATTTTACCAACAGCTAAAGATTACAAAAGAATTGGAGAAGGTGATACAGGTTTAAACACAGGGGGAATGGGAGCTGTTTCTCCAGTTCCGTTTGCAACAACTGAATTCCTATCTAAAATTGAAGAAAGAGTTGTAAAACCTACGGTTGCTGGTTTACAAAAAGATACTATTGATTATAAAGGATTTGTGTTCATTGGTTTAATTAAAGTGGGAGATGATCCATTTGTAATTGAGTATAATGTTCGTATGGGCGACCCAGAAACTGAAGTTGTAATGCCAAGGTTAAAAACGGACTTAGTCGAAATTTTTGAAGCCATGGCAAAACAAGAATTAGAGAAAATTTCAATAGAAATTGATGAAAGAGCTGCTACCACAATTATGATGGTGTCTGGCGGGTATCCTGAAGATTATGAAAAAGGAAAAGTAATTACTGGAATTGAAACTGTAAAAGATTCAATTGTTTTTCATGCAGGGACAAGTTTAAAAGAAAATAAAGTAGTAACAAATGGCGGGCGTGTTTTAGCTGTTACGTCATATGGTGCTAATTATCAAGAAGCGATTTCAAAATCGTACCAAAGTATAGAAAAAATTAGTTTCGAGAAAAGGTACTTTAGAAAAGATATTGGTTTTGATTTATAAAAAATGTAAATCGATAATACATAAAAAAAGCGCAAATTTAATTTGCGCTTTTTTTATGTTCTATTAAAACTATTTTAAAAATGAATGAGCGGTAGTGTTGTCATCATCTTCATTGTTGTTTTTAAAGATGTTTAATTGCTTTAACCAGTATAACATAGCAACACAACAAACGATAATTAAAATCCAATTAATTGTGTTTGCTGCCCACCAATTTGTTAATTCTAACTCTCTTAAAGCATCAAATGGTAAAAATAATATATCAACAAAAAGTGATTGTATTGCTTCAAAAAATGATTTCATCTTGATAAAGTGTTATATTTACAGCACAAAAATATAAAAATATCCTAATGATAACCAATATTTTTGAGAAAACTCGTCCATTAAATTACTTAATTCTAGCAATCGCATTATTGGTTTGCTTTTGTTTATACTTTTATTCTAATGGATTACTTAATGATGGTTGGTCTTCTTTAGGTTATGGAGCTTTGTATTTTGTAATTTCTGTAAGCTCATTAGCTCTAATTAATTTCATAACTTTAAAGAACACCTTAACCAAAAACAACAACTTTTCTGTACTGTTGTTTTTTCTGTTTATTCTTTTTTCCCCAAAGATATTTAGTAATGGAGAAATCTTGCTTTCTAATTTCTTTCTTTTATTGGCTTTACGAAGATTAATTTCATTAAAATCGATGAAAGAACCAAAAGAGAAACTTTTCGATGCTTCATTTTGGATTTTTATAGCTGCATTATTTCATTTTTGGAGTATTGTTTATATACTTTTGGTTTTTATCTCAATAATATTACACGTTTCTAGAGATTTTAAAAATTGGCTAATTCCTTTTATTGCTCTTTTTTCAGTAGTGGTATTATTTTTTGGAGTTAATCTGTATTTCGATAAAAGTTTAACTCAATATTTATTTGCACAGTCTTATTTAAGCTTCGATTTTACTTATTTTGAGACAGTTTATCAAAATATTGCATTAGCTTTATTTGCATCAATTTCATTATTGTTTTTTATAAGTATGATTTTAACAATAAACACCAAAGCACTTAACTTACAATCATCATATAAAAAAGTCCTTTTTTCATTTGTTTTAGGAGTTACAATTTATATTCTTTCTGCAAATAAGGATAATAGCTGTCTTATGTTTTGTTTTGCTCCACTGGCTATAATGGGAGGAAATTTTATAGAAGGACTTCAAAACAAATTATTAAAAGAAATTGTTTTAGATGTTATTATACTTTTAGGTGTTTTCTTTTTCGTAATGTCTTTATAATTTACTTCCGTAAGCTAAATCACCAGCATCACCTAAACCAGGAACAATATATTTTTTTTCATTGAGTTTTTCATCTAAAGCAGCAACCCATAAATGACAATTTTCTGGAAGATTTTCTTCAAGAAAAGCAATTCCTTCTGGAGCAGCAATTACAACTGCAATATGAATTTCTTTTGGTTTTTGTTCCAAATGCAATTGATTTAAAACAGCTACTAACGATTGACCAGTAGCTAACATTGGGTCGATTAAAATTAAGTTTTTACCTTCAAATGATGGAGCTGCTTGGTATTCAACCAAAATATCAAATTTATCATCGTTGTCGTAATGATGACGATAAGCCGAAACAAATCCGTTTTCTGCATCGTCAAAAAAATTCATAAAACCTTGGTGTAAAGCTAAACCAGCTCTAAGTATAGAACACAAAACAACAGGTTCAGCAATTGTGGTAGTTTTTTTTATTCCTAGTGGCGTTTGAACGTCAATATTTTTATAATCTAAAGTCTTACTTAATTCATAAGCCATAATTTCACCTATGCGTTCTATATTTTTACGAAAACGCATACTATCTTTTTGAATATGAATATCTCTTAATTGAGTTAAAAAATGATTCAAAATGCTGTTTTCTTCTGATATATAGTGTATGTGCATAGCTTTTATTTTTTATTTCAGGTTAAAAGTACAAAAAAACCTTATTTTTGTAGAAATTAAAAAGATTAATATCATGTTTGCTGAATTTGCTTTCCCAATTTTTGAACAAAGTATAAAAGATTATCACATTATTGACGATGTGTACCAACCTGTGAAAAATCCTTATGAAAAAGGAACAATTGAATATTTACTATATGCAAAAAATTGGGTAGATACTGTGCAATGGCATTATGAAGATATTATTCGTGATCCACAAATCGATCCAGTTGCGGCTTTAGATTTAAAACGTAAGATTGATGCTTCGAACCAGGTCCGAACAGATATGGTGGAGTATATTGATAGTTATTTTCTTCAAAAATACAAAGACGTTCAAGTAAAGTCTGATGCAAAAATTAACACAGAAAGTCCAGCTTGGGCTATTGACCGTTTGTCAATTTTAGCATTAAAAATTTACCACATGAACGAAGAAGCGACTCGTGTTGAAGCTACGGCTGAACATAGAGCGAAATGTCAAGAAAAATTAAATGTATTGCTAGAACAAAAGCAAGATATGTTTACTTCAATTTCTCAATTAATTCAAGATATTGAAGCAGGCGACAAATACATGAAAGTGTATAAACAAATGAAAATGTACAACGATGAGGAACTAAACCCAGTGTTGTATCAAAATAAAAAATAGTCATCATCTAGATGTCTAAACCAAAACATATTTTAGTTATCAGGCTCTCGGCTATGGGCGATGTCGCAATGACAGTTCCCGTGTTGAGAGCTTTTTCTTTTCAATATCCTGAAACAAAAATTACAGTAGTTTCCCGACCTTTTTTTGCCCCTTTTTTTAATGGAATTCCAAATGTTTCATTTTTTGGAGTTGATGTAAAAGAACGTCATAAAGGATTTATAGGCTTACTTAGACTG contains:
- a CDS encoding DUF6341 family protein, whose amino-acid sequence is MKSFFEAIQSLFVDILFLPFDALRELELTNWWAANTINWILIIVCCVAMLYWLKQLNIFKNNNEDDDNTTAHSFLK
- the purD gene encoding phosphoribosylamine--glycine ligase yields the protein MNILLLGSGGREHALAWKMLQSEKCSKLIVAPGNAGTSQIAKNVVINPNDFNAVKQLVLAEQIDMVVVGPEDPLVNGVYDFFKNDAELVSIPVIGPSKYGAQLEGSKEFAKEFLVKHNIPTARYESFTAETVEKGYAFLETLKAPYVLKADGLAAGKGVLILNDLAEAKAELKNMLVDAKFGSASAKVVIEEFLSGIELSCFVLTDGKSYKILPTAKDYKRIGEGDTGLNTGGMGAVSPVPFATTEFLSKIEERVVKPTVAGLQKDTIDYKGFVFIGLIKVGDDPFVIEYNVRMGDPETEVVMPRLKTDLVEIFEAMAKQELEKISIEIDERAATTIMMVSGGYPEDYEKGKVITGIETVKDSIVFHAGTSLKENKVVTNGGRVLAVTSYGANYQEAISKSYQSIEKISFEKRYFRKDIGFDL
- a CDS encoding DUF6427 family protein, yielding MITNIFEKTRPLNYLILAIALLVCFCLYFYSNGLLNDGWSSLGYGALYFVISVSSLALINFITLKNTLTKNNNFSVLLFFLFILFSPKIFSNGEILLSNFFLLLALRRLISLKSMKEPKEKLFDASFWIFIAALFHFWSIVYILLVFISIILHVSRDFKNWLIPFIALFSVVVLFFGVNLYFDKSLTQYLFAQSYLSFDFTYFETVYQNIALALFASISLLFFISMILTINTKALNLQSSYKKVLFSFVLGVTIYILSANKDNSCLMFCFAPLAIMGGNFIEGLQNKLLKEIVLDVIILLGVFFFVMSL
- the upp gene encoding uracil phosphoribosyltransferase → MHIHYISEENSILNHFLTQLRDIHIQKDSMRFRKNIERIGEIMAYELSKTLDYKNIDVQTPLGIKKTTTIAEPVVLCSILRAGLALHQGFMNFFDDAENGFVSAYRHHYDNDDKFDILVEYQAAPSFEGKNLILIDPMLATGQSLVAVLNQLHLEQKPKEIHIAVVIAAPEGIAFLEENLPENCHLWVAALDEKLNEKKYIVPGLGDAGDLAYGSKL
- a CDS encoding DUF4254 domain-containing protein, whose amino-acid sequence is MFAEFAFPIFEQSIKDYHIIDDVYQPVKNPYEKGTIEYLLYAKNWVDTVQWHYEDIIRDPQIDPVAALDLKRKIDASNQVRTDMVEYIDSYFLQKYKDVQVKSDAKINTESPAWAIDRLSILALKIYHMNEEATRVEATAEHRAKCQEKLNVLLEQKQDMFTSISQLIQDIEAGDKYMKVYKQMKMYNDEELNPVLYQNKK